A region of the Trichocoleus sp. genome:
CTTCCACACGCAGCCCGATCGCCCCTTCATCAGGCGTAAACTTGATTGCATTTGAGAGCAAATTGGTTAGCATCTGGCGCAGTCGGAGTTCATCAGCAACCAGGCTTTCCAGTCCTGGCTCAATCTCCAGATCGAAATGAACCTCTGTCTCGTCGTCCAGATTTGCCGTGCTGCCCTCAATCGTATGCAGTTGGCGCGCTTGTCCATAGGCACGGCTACAAACCATCTCGATCGATACTGGCTCTGGCAGCAAGTCAAGCTGTCCCGTTTCAATGCGGGTGAGATCGAGAATATTGTTCACGATCAAAATCAGATGACGACCGCTCTGGTGAATTAACTGAGCATAGCGAGCCTGGCGATCGTTGAGTTCACCCAACGCCTGATCTTTCAAAAGGCTGGATAGCCCCAGCACTGCCGTTAGCGGTGTTTTAAGTTCATGGCTGATACAGGCGAGAAATTCATCTTTCAATCGGTTTAGCTGAACTAAATCTGCATTTTTTGCCGCAAGTTCTTTCGCGACCTGCTGCGGTTCTGTAATATCCTGTGCCAGCACCAGCCAGAGAGATTCAGCCTGAGTCAGGTTGCGCCATTCTGGATCAGGGCTGAAACTCAGCGTCGCCAGCTTGAACTGATGAGAGAAATCAGACTCAATGCCCGCCACCGAGAACCGATCGTCCCTGAGAGAATGAGCAACACCTCCCATCGGAATTTTGACAAACTGCCAGATCCGATCCTGTCCGCTTTTCATCGGGCAAAGACAAATGCAGGTATCTGGAGCAGTACCAAGCCGACAGAGGTTCTCCGGGTAAGAATCGCTGGAAATTTGGCTGCCAGATGAGTTCCAGTCCTCCCACTGCGGATCGCTTAGATGCAACTCTGGAGATGGAGTCTGCCGATGGCTAAATCTACCCAGATCGACTGCTTCTACTATTCCGTCGTACCATCTATCTGCAACTGCCGTTTCTAAAATCGACGCGGCTTCTCGTCTCACCAAATTGGGGTCTTGCAGTTCGCCAACCTGCTGCCGCCATGCTAGATTCTGGGTAATAATTTGCCCGACTGCGGTTTGCAGCATGAGTGGAATGGGCAATCGTTCTAGCAAGTCAATTAAGGGGTCAAGTCCAGCAAGCGGATCGAGCGAAGGTTGCCGTCCATTCGGTAAGGAAGCCAGCGACTGCCAATGCAGCTTCTCCTGCACCTGAGCCCGGTTCATCAAGAATTGCAGCAGATGTAGCCGATCGACCAGTCCCACGCAATGCCCTTGCAGGTTAACTAGAACCCACTGCTGATGCTCAATTTGCAGTAGATAGGGCTGAACTTGATCAACCTTCCAATGAGCCGGGAGCATGATCAGCGGCTCTAGAAGCGGAGTTGCTTGAGAGAGCGCAAATTGGCGCAAGTGACGAATGCTCTGGTCAACATTTGTAGAGTCAGGATGAGCGATCGACGCAGCTTCAGAGGAGTCAGGTGGGTTCAGGGCAGGATGCAACGGCAAATAGAGCAAAAGTCGGCTGAGGCTTAAAAGACCGATCGGTTGCTGCCCTTCATCAACAATCACAACCTGCTCGCAGCCAAATTGCTGAAACAAGCGCCATAGTTCTGCCACGCAACCCGTCTCGACAAACGTCGGAATTGATGTGACAAATTCTCTAAGGCAAACAGTATTCATAGCGTCAGTGCCAGAGAACGATGACAACAGCAGAGCTTGAAGCAGCAGTCGATACTGGGTTTAATCGCAAATCCTCAGTCCAATCACTTGCTTGAAAATTGAAAGCAGGGTCTGTTTAAGGGCTGGAGCAGTCATCACCCCTGCAACTCAAGTTAAACTTGATGAAAACAGTCACAAGCTACAGCAAATCCTAAAAGTGGGTATCCTAGCTTAGATTAACTTGCCTCTTCTAATTATGAAGCAGAGAACCAGAACGAACGGAATTTTCAACTACAATGAATGTTAAGTATTCTAAGAACTATTGATATTCGTACATACGTTACAAGATTGATTTCCTGTAATTCCAGTCCCAGTCTCATTTTTTCCTTTAGCCTTGCGTTCTTCTTTATCGGTTTGTATTCTCACATCCTCAGATTTAGCTCAAACGCTCACCGTGTATTTGAGTGATGTTTTAGCGGCGGATGCATCGTTCCGCTATAAAGTCAATCAGTTTGACACAAATGCTGACTTCCTGCTGTTTATTCAAACAAATCATCATATTGACTGCCTTATTCTGCAGGAGCACAGTCAATTACAGGATCTTTTAAACCAGCTGCAGCAGCAAGCATTATTTTTTCCAACGGTCATCTTCCAGACGTCAGAACCTACGGCAACAGTCTCTGGAGAAGATCTGCTTATCGCCAATTCGCACTTCTCATACCATGGGGCTGTACTTTATTTTTTGCCTCGATCGCTTAATCAAATTGGGCTATGGATTGATCAAGCAATTAGCAAATTCATTCAGCTTACTCCAAGTTCTGCATCCCTCAGTTCAAACAGGAGCACCACCAGTAATGAA
Encoded here:
- a CDS encoding hybrid sensor histidine kinase/response regulator, with the translated sequence MNTVCLREFVTSIPTFVETGCVAELWRLFQQFGCEQVVIVDEGQQPIGLLSLSRLLLYLPLHPALNPPDSSEAASIAHPDSTNVDQSIRHLRQFALSQATPLLEPLIMLPAHWKVDQVQPYLLQIEHQQWVLVNLQGHCVGLVDRLHLLQFLMNRAQVQEKLHWQSLASLPNGRQPSLDPLAGLDPLIDLLERLPIPLMLQTAVGQIITQNLAWRQQVGELQDPNLVRREAASILETAVADRWYDGIVEAVDLGRFSHRQTPSPELHLSDPQWEDWNSSGSQISSDSYPENLCRLGTAPDTCICLCPMKSGQDRIWQFVKIPMGGVAHSLRDDRFSVAGIESDFSHQFKLATLSFSPDPEWRNLTQAESLWLVLAQDITEPQQVAKELAAKNADLVQLNRLKDEFLACISHELKTPLTAVLGLSSLLKDQALGELNDRQARYAQLIHQSGRHLILIVNNILDLTRIETGQLDLLPEPVSIEMVCSRAYGQARQLHTIEGSTANLDDETEVHFDLEIEPGLESLVADELRLRQMLTNLLSNAIKFTPDEGAIGLRVEAWEGWIAFTVWDQGIGIPADKQHLIFQKFQQLEHPLTRRYEGTGLGLVLTQRLARLHGGDVTFTSKEGVGSEFTLLLPPSPPQSSPNFRANSLGMTRQTSGTSSQNRLAIVVEATPQVVDSLTQELTHLGHRVAIARSGTEALEKVRRLQPGIVFLSPILPMLSGWDVLTLLKSDPETRHIPVVMTAMRVEKDLAYQNGANGFLSLPMQSEALERCLNRLVSSTLNPSESALPSLTVLHLHEGKNRSAFQAIDQPFAQDLASLLHLHQCRVLEVDDLEQADLLARVWKPNVVLLDNLLSDPVIYMQHLSQYPFLTALPIITLDVEVTQAANQIPELTVFPCLAETTSETRETSTPVLTDLLQVIRMAAGIHWQPCVTIVDFGQLEAKPTTAEFKPAHALQALSQYLQMAGYQSTVSSSWSEVWQQLEHQNLDMLLFCVHSFEPQAMLLTIAQQIEQLPAKPPILVWNPHPTHSRTNTGQMREFEAIWQTVATEILPPAIPMPELLDRVEQLLQNR
- a CDS encoding circadian clock protein KaiA; this translates as MRSSLSVCILTSSDLAQTLTVYLSDVLAADASFRYKVNQFDTNADFLLFIQTNHHIDCLILQEHSQLQDLLNQLQQQALFFPTVIFQTSEPTATVSGEDLLIANSHFSYHGAVLYFLPRSLNQIGLWIDQAISKFIQLTPSSASLSSNRSTTSNEALLTEKSLMAQQLRLAQKLKERLGYLGVYYKRNPQNFLRHMAQAQREELLRQLKADYREIILGYFLDSANLNGKIDNFINTTFFADVPVYQIVEIHMELMDEFSKQLKLEGRSDEILLDYRLTLIDTISHLCEMYRRSIPRES